In Oscillatoria sp. FACHB-1406, the DNA window GGCTTCTGTTGGCGGTACTAAGTTTGAGCGGGCTAGCAGCAAGCGGCATTACTCAAACTCGATCGCTTCTCCTCCAACCACGACCTCGCGAATCCGCAAACTCGGAGCGCCGCAGCCGACAGGCAAACCGCTTTGTCCGCCCTTACCGCATCCTCCCGATTCATCCCATTGAAAATCGTTGCCGATCGCTTCGATATTCGCTAAGGTTTTAAAAACATTGCCGGAGAGGGTTACATCTCTCACGGGTTCGGCAAGTTGCCCGTTGCGAATCATCCGGGCTTCTCCGGCGCTGAAGGTAAACATTTCGCCGTTCGTCATGCCCCCCAACCAGTTGCTCGCGTATACGCCTTCTTCGATACCCTCTAAGAGGCGAGCGACGGGAGTGTTTCCCCGACCAATCCAGGTGTTGGTCATGCGGACGATGGGGGGGTAGTGGTAGTTAAGACAGCGCGCGTTACCTGTGGGTTCTTCGCCAAGTTTGCCAGCAGTTTCGCGGGAGTGCAAGCGCCCGACAAGAACGCCATCGCGAATCAGTTGAGTCGTGGTAGCGGGCGTACCTTCGTCATCGTAGCGGTAACTGCCGCGATGACACTCACCGGCAGTGGTTTCGCTAATGGGTGCGGCTCCGTCGAAGATTTGTAAGTCTGGGGTTCCGAATTGTTTGCCGAGGCTCATCACTTCAAGGAGATCGGGGTTTTCGTAGGTCATATCGGCTTCGGAGAGGTGTCCGAAGGCTTCGTGGACGAATAGCCCGCTGAGGATTGGATCGATGACGACAGTGTAGGTGTTGCCTTTAACCGGGGGGAGGGAAAGGGCTTCGATCGCGCGATCGGCGGCGCTTTGGACGCGGGTATTGAGATGGGCGAGATCTTCGTAAGCTTTGCGGGAGCCGGTGGTTTCGCGTCCGGTTTGGACGATTTCGCCCCGGCGCGCGGTGGCAGCAAAGCGCATTTCCATATCCGCCCAGGATTGTTCGATCGCGGTGCCTTCGGAGGTGACGAGCAGGATCGATTGGTTGCTATCGTGATAGCGCACGGAGGTGCTAGCGATCTCCGCATTACTGCGGAGAATTTCGTTGTAACGATCGCACAGTTGCTTTTTTTCGCTCAGGGGAATATGGCGGGGATCGCTGCCAACGAGGGGGAGCGTATAGCTATCTTGGATGGGAGCAATGGGGGCGAGTTGGGTTTCCTCCGTTCCGACTAACCGCGCCGCCGCGATCGCATCTTCAATCCGTTCGGCAAGCGAGGACAGTTGATTAAACGATGCAAAGCCCCAACCGCCCTTATAACACGCTCTTACTTGTCCCCCTCGCGAAATTGCTTCACTCAGGGTTTCTACTCGGTCTCCTCGCAACAAGATCGAGGTTCCCTCCGATTCCTCTAGACGCAGGGCTAAAAAATCAACGCGGTGGCGATAGCGGGCAATTAATTCCGTGAGTAGATTTTTGCTCTCGGCTAGTCGATGGGGCATGGTAACAGAGGACATTAAAACTGACTGTCTATATTTTGCTACATTCGGTTTTAATTTTGACTGCAAAGCGACTTGAGAGGAAAAAAAACTCTCCTCAGCTAAAATACGACCGGAAATGATTCAAACCCTTTGAACAACAGGGTTTTACGCTTCGGAACGGGACTTTGACTCGGATGCGGCGCGAGATTCGGCACTTTGCGCATTAGCGTTTCAAAAGTAATTTTCAATTCCATCCGCGCTAAAACAGACCCCAGACAAGAGTGTACTCCTTTAGCAAAGCTGATTTTCGTATAAAAATCCTCTTTTTCAGAACCAACCCAGGCTCAGAGCCGATTTCAGATCTCGCTCGCGATCGCTAAGTTCTATTAGAAAAAAGTCCCAAATCGCAGTGCAGAAAAAGACTTGAGAGAGCGGTAAGCGCAAAAGTCTTCAGAGAATGACAGAAGAGATCTATCTTTCAGTCTATCTTTCACCCAGAAAGATAGACTGAAAGATAGATCTCCGGCTTAGGGCAATCCAGCGCTCGCCCAATAACGCCGCCAACGATTATCTCCTTCATAACGAATGCGCTTCTCTTCTACCAACTGACCGAGTGTTCTGTAGATCTTCATATAAGGAACTTCTGGAGCAATTCGGTGATGGATTTCCCCGCTACTCGAGCCGGGATAATGGCGCAAATCTTCTAAAACGAGAGCTTTTAAGCAATGAGGCTCGATTCTTTGCAAGGTTGTCCGCAGATGGACTCGAGCGGATCGTAGTAAGTCAGGATTGACATAGTAGCGAGTACCTTTTGTTTGTCCACTCTGTTTAATCAAGTCGAAATCTAGCAATCGACCCAACCAAGAGGTAACGGCTTGCCCCTCGAGTAAGGATAGTTGCTGCGCCAAATCGCGGGTACTGAGGCTTTCCTGTTGAGCTAACAGCCTAAGAGCGCTAAAATTTAGCCCAGAGTAATTTGGGTTAAGAAGCGATCGCGCCAAACCGTTCGATAATGCCGCCCCCTAACACCCTTTCGCCATCGTAGAGTACCGCAGCTTGTCCGGGCGTAATCCCGAATTGCGGCTCGTCAAAGTTTAACTGAAAGCGCCCTTCACCTAAAGCAATAACCGTTACATTTGCCGGTTGGCTGCGATAGCGCACCTGCGCCTGACAGCGGATGGGTGCGGTGGGTTCGGGAATCGAAACCCAATTCAACCGCGTTACCGTACAATTGGGCTGCGTGGCTTGTTCGCGAGAACCGACGACAACGCGATTCATCGCCGGGTCGAGTTGCATCACGTACAGGGGTTCGGGGGCGGATACGCCTAGCCCTTTGCGCTGTCCGATGGTGTAGTGGTGCACGCCGCTATGTTTGCCCAAAACGTTGCCGCTGGGATCGACGATTTCCCCTTCTTTGGAGGTAATGTAGCGATCGAGGAATTCTTGCATAGAACCGTGCGCTTCTACTAAGCATAAATCCTGACTTTCTGCTTTTTGAGCGGTTTTGAGGTTGTATTGTGCGGCGAGGCGGCGGGTTTCCTCTTTGGTAATTTCACCGAGAGGAAAGAGGGAACCCGCCAAAAGGTCTTGGGTGAGGTCGTAGAGGAAGTAGGATTGATCTTTGTTGGAGTCAACGGCGCGCAGGAGTTGATAGCGTCCGGTGGTTTCGTCGTAGCGGATGCGGGCGTAGTGTCCGGTGGCGATGCGATCGCAGCCCAAAGTTTTCCGAGCATATTGGAGCATCGGGCCGAATTTTACCGCGCGGTTGCACTGAGAGCAAGGCAACGGCGTAATCCCCGCTTCGTAACCGGAGACGAGATAATCGATAATATGAGTTTGGAAAATA includes these proteins:
- a CDS encoding TldD/PmbA family protein; its protein translation is MPHRLAESKNLLTELIARYRHRVDFLALRLEESEGTSILLRGDRVETLSEAISRGGQVRACYKGGWGFASFNQLSSLAERIEDAIAAARLVGTEETQLAPIAPIQDSYTLPLVGSDPRHIPLSEKKQLCDRYNEILRSNAEIASTSVRYHDSNQSILLVTSEGTAIEQSWADMEMRFAATARRGEIVQTGRETTGSRKAYEDLAHLNTRVQSAADRAIEALSLPPVKGNTYTVVIDPILSGLFVHEAFGHLSEADMTYENPDLLEVMSLGKQFGTPDLQIFDGAAPISETTAGECHRGSYRYDDEGTPATTTQLIRDGVLVGRLHSRETAGKLGEEPTGNARCLNYHYPPIVRMTNTWIGRGNTPVARLLEGIEEGVYASNWLGGMTNGEMFTFSAGEARMIRNGQLAEPVRDVTLSGNVFKTLANIEAIGNDFQWDESGGCGKGGQSGLPVGCGAPSLRIREVVVGGEAIEFE
- the mnmA gene encoding tRNA 2-thiouridine(34) synthase MnmA, yielding MSKVVVGLSGGVDSSVAAATLRRQGYEVIGLTLWLMKGKGQCCSEGMVDAAFICEQLGIPHHIVDTRDIFQTHIIDYLVSGYEAGITPLPCSQCNRAVKFGPMLQYARKTLGCDRIATGHYARIRYDETTGRYQLLRAVDSNKDQSYFLYDLTQDLLAGSLFPLGEITKEETRRLAAQYNLKTAQKAESQDLCLVEAHGSMQEFLDRYITSKEGEIVDPSGNVLGKHSGVHHYTIGQRKGLGVSAPEPLYVMQLDPAMNRVVVGSREQATQPNCTVTRLNWVSIPEPTAPIRCQAQVRYRSQPANVTVIALGEGRFQLNFDEPQFGITPGQAAVLYDGERVLGGGIIERFGAIAS